In Pseudomonas hamedanensis, a single window of DNA contains:
- the modC gene encoding molybdenum ABC transporter ATP-binding protein, translated as MIDVRLNLVWPDFNLDVDLHLPGRGVTALYGHSGSGKTTCLRCIAGLERAAHGLIRVNDQVWQDSAKGIFVAPHKRALGYVFQEASLFAHLSVRANLQFGLKRIAPAERRVDLAQASELLGIGHLLERHPQHLSGGERQRVGIARALLTSPELLLMDEPLAALDSQRKREILPYLQRLHDELDIPVLYVSHAQDEVARLADHLVLLSAGKALASGPIGETLARLDLPMAMGDDAGVIIEGQVSAYDADYQLLSLQLPATAMHIRVTHAPLALGQALRCKVHARDVSLSLDNAESSSILNRLPVTVVSEQAADNSAHVLIRLDAGGTPLLARITRFSRDHLGVHPGQALWAQIKAVAVLA; from the coding sequence ATGATCGATGTACGTCTGAACCTGGTCTGGCCGGATTTCAATCTGGACGTCGATCTGCATTTGCCGGGACGGGGGGTGACGGCCTTGTACGGTCACTCGGGTTCCGGCAAAACCACCTGCCTGCGCTGCATTGCCGGGCTTGAACGCGCCGCCCACGGACTGATCCGGGTCAATGACCAAGTCTGGCAGGACAGCGCCAAGGGTATTTTCGTCGCGCCGCACAAGCGTGCGCTTGGCTACGTCTTTCAGGAAGCCAGTCTGTTTGCGCATCTGTCAGTGCGGGCCAATCTGCAATTCGGCCTCAAGCGTATCGCCCCTGCGGAACGCCGCGTCGACCTGGCGCAAGCCAGCGAACTGCTGGGCATCGGCCATTTGCTGGAGCGTCATCCGCAGCATTTGTCCGGCGGCGAACGCCAGCGCGTGGGCATCGCTCGCGCGCTGCTGACCAGTCCCGAATTGCTGTTGATGGACGAGCCGCTGGCCGCACTCGACAGCCAGCGCAAACGGGAAATCCTGCCGTACCTGCAACGCCTGCACGATGAATTGGACATTCCGGTGCTGTACGTCAGCCATGCTCAGGATGAAGTCGCGCGACTGGCCGATCATCTGGTGCTGCTCAGCGCCGGCAAGGCTCTGGCCAGTGGCCCGATCGGTGAAACGCTGGCGCGGCTGGATTTGCCCATGGCGATGGGCGATGACGCCGGCGTCATTATTGAAGGCCAGGTCAGCGCCTATGACGCCGACTACCAACTGCTGAGCCTGCAATTGCCCGCCACCGCGATGCACATCCGCGTCACCCACGCACCGCTGGCGCTGGGCCAGGCCTTGCGCTGCAAGGTGCATGCGCGGGACGTCAGCCTGTCCCTGGACAACGCTGAGTCGAGCAGCATTCTCAATCGGCTGCCAGTCACGGTGGTCAGTGAACAGGCGGCGGACAACAGCGCGCACGTGCTGATTCGACTGGACGCCGGCGGCACGCCGCTGCTGGCGCGCATCACGCGTTTTTCCCGGGACCACTTGGGCGTGCACCCGGGGCAGGCGCTTTGGGCGCAAATCAAGGCGGTTGCGGTGCTGGCCTGA
- the modB gene encoding molybdate ABC transporter permease subunit, giving the protein MSLTSADFAAIWLTLKLASLTTVILLLIGTPIALWLARTRSWLRGPVGAIVALPLVLPPTVIGFYLLVLMGPHGALGQFTQWLGLGTLTFSFTGLVIGSVIYSMPFVVQPLQNAFSAIGDRPLEVAATLRAGPWDTFFSVILPLARPGFITAAILGFAHTVGEFGVVLMIGGNIPDKTRVVSVQIYDHVEAMEYAQAHWLAGAMLVFSFVVLLALYSSRKTRMGWS; this is encoded by the coding sequence ATGTCGCTGACGAGCGCGGATTTCGCCGCAATCTGGCTGACCCTGAAGCTGGCATCGCTGACCACGGTCATCCTGCTGCTGATCGGCACGCCGATTGCGCTGTGGCTGGCGCGGACCCGCTCATGGTTGCGCGGCCCGGTCGGCGCAATCGTCGCGCTGCCGCTGGTGCTGCCGCCGACGGTCATCGGTTTCTATCTGCTGGTGCTGATGGGCCCCCATGGCGCGCTCGGCCAGTTCACCCAGTGGCTCGGCCTTGGCACCCTGACGTTCAGCTTCACCGGGCTGGTGATCGGTTCGGTGATCTATTCCATGCCGTTCGTGGTGCAGCCCTTGCAGAACGCGTTTTCAGCAATCGGCGATCGCCCGCTGGAAGTGGCTGCCACTTTACGGGCCGGGCCTTGGGACACTTTTTTCAGCGTGATCCTGCCGCTGGCACGCCCGGGGTTTATCACCGCGGCGATCCTCGGTTTTGCTCACACCGTCGGAGAGTTTGGTGTAGTGCTGATGATCGGCGGCAACATCCCCGACAAGACCCGCGTGGTCTCGGTGCAAATCTACGACCACGTCGAAGCGATGGAATACGCTCAGGCCCATTGGCTGGCAGGCGCGATGCTGGTGTTTTCGTTTGTGGTGTTGCTGGCGCTGTACTCCAGCCGCAAAACCCGCATGGGCTGGAGCTGA
- the xylA gene encoding xylose isomerase has product MSFFPDVDKIRYEGPASESALAFRHYDADKIVLGKPMREHLRMAVCYWHTFVWPGSDVFGAGTFKRPWQRSGDPMELAIGKAEAAFEFFSKLGIDYYCFHDTDVAPEGNSLREYRHNFAQMVDHLERHQEQSGINLLWGTANCFSNPRFAAGAASNPDPQIFACAAAQVFSAMNATQRLKGSNYVLWGGREGYETLLNTDLKREREQLGRFMRMVVEHKHKIGFKGDLLIEPKPQEPTKHQYDYDTATVFGFLQQFGLENEIKVNIEANHATLAGHSFHHEIATATSLGIFGSIDANRGDPQNGWDTDQFPNSVEEMTLATYEILKAGGFTHGGFNFDSKVRRQSLDDIDLFHGHVAAMDVLALALERAAAMVQDDRLQKFKDQRYAGWQQPLGQAVLAGEFSLESLAEHAFSNELNPHAVSGRQEMLENVVNRFIYS; this is encoded by the coding sequence ATGTCGTTTTTCCCCGATGTCGACAAGATCCGCTACGAGGGCCCCGCCAGCGAATCCGCCCTCGCCTTCCGCCACTATGACGCCGATAAAATCGTCCTCGGCAAACCGATGCGCGAGCACCTGCGCATGGCGGTCTGCTACTGGCACACGTTCGTCTGGCCGGGCTCCGACGTATTCGGCGCCGGTACGTTCAAGCGTCCCTGGCAGCGCAGTGGTGATCCCATGGAATTGGCGATCGGCAAGGCCGAGGCGGCGTTCGAATTCTTCAGCAAACTGGGCATCGATTATTACTGCTTCCACGACACCGACGTCGCCCCCGAAGGCAACTCCCTGCGCGAGTACCGCCATAACTTCGCGCAGATGGTCGATCACCTTGAGCGTCATCAAGAGCAGTCGGGTATCAACCTGCTGTGGGGCACCGCCAACTGCTTCAGCAATCCGCGCTTCGCCGCTGGCGCCGCGAGCAATCCCGACCCGCAGATTTTCGCCTGCGCCGCCGCCCAGGTGTTCAGCGCAATGAACGCGACACAGCGCCTCAAGGGTTCGAACTACGTGCTCTGGGGCGGTCGCGAAGGCTATGAAACGTTGCTCAATACCGACCTCAAACGCGAGCGCGAACAACTCGGGCGCTTCATGCGCATGGTGGTCGAGCACAAGCACAAGATCGGCTTCAAGGGCGACCTGCTGATCGAACCGAAACCGCAGGAGCCAACCAAGCATCAGTACGATTACGACACCGCCACGGTGTTCGGCTTTCTCCAGCAGTTCGGTCTGGAAAACGAAATCAAGGTCAACATCGAAGCCAACCACGCAACGCTCGCCGGGCACAGCTTCCACCACGAAATCGCCACGGCGACCTCACTGGGCATCTTCGGCAGCATCGACGCCAACCGCGGCGACCCACAGAACGGCTGGGACACCGACCAGTTCCCCAACAGCGTCGAGGAAATGACCTTGGCCACCTATGAAATCCTCAAGGCCGGAGGTTTCACCCATGGCGGCTTCAACTTCGATTCCAAGGTGCGCCGCCAGAGTCTCGACGACATCGACCTGTTCCACGGCCACGTTGCCGCCATGGACGTGCTCGCCCTGGCGCTGGAACGCGCCGCTGCGATGGTCCAGGACGACCGCCTGCAAAAATTCAAGGATCAGCGCTACGCCGGCTGGCAACAACCGTTAGGGCAGGCGGTGCTGGCCGGTGAATTCAGTCTTGAATCACTGGCCGAACACGCCTTCAGCAACGAGCTCAACCCACACGCCGTCAGCGGCCGCCAGGAGATGCTCGAGAACGTCGTCAACCGGTTCATTTATTCCTGA
- the modA gene encoding molybdate ABC transporter substrate-binding protein, producing the protein MILRACLASLLSMFTVAAVQADEVQVAVAANFTAPIQAIAADFEKDTGHRLIAAYGATGQFYTQIKNGAPFEVFLAADDSTPQKLEAEGETVKGSRFTYAIGTLALWSAKAGYVDAKGEVLAKNQFQHLAIANPKTAPYGLAATQVLDKLKLTEATRAKIVEGQNITQAYQFVSTGNAELGFVALSQIYKDGKVSSGSAWIVPADLHQPIRQDAVILNKGKDNPAAKALVDYLKGAKATALIQSFGYQR; encoded by the coding sequence ATGATTCTGCGTGCCTGCCTCGCTTCTTTGCTTTCGATGTTTACCGTCGCTGCCGTCCAGGCTGACGAAGTGCAAGTGGCGGTCGCCGCTAATTTCACCGCGCCGATTCAGGCCATCGCCGCCGATTTTGAAAAAGACACCGGACACAGACTGATCGCCGCCTACGGCGCGACCGGGCAGTTCTATACGCAGATCAAAAACGGCGCGCCGTTTGAAGTGTTTCTGGCGGCCGACGACAGCACCCCGCAGAAGCTTGAGGCAGAAGGCGAAACCGTCAAAGGCTCGCGTTTCACCTACGCCATCGGAACCCTCGCCCTGTGGTCGGCCAAAGCAGGCTATGTCGACGCCAAGGGCGAAGTGCTGGCGAAGAACCAGTTTCAGCACCTGGCCATCGCCAACCCGAAAACCGCGCCCTACGGCCTCGCCGCCACCCAGGTTCTGGACAAGCTGAAGCTGACTGAGGCAACCCGCGCGAAAATCGTTGAAGGCCAGAACATCACCCAGGCCTACCAGTTCGTTTCGACGGGCAATGCCGAACTGGGCTTCGTCGCCCTCTCGCAGATCTACAAGGACGGCAAAGTCAGCAGCGGCTCGGCCTGGATCGTCCCTGCCGACCTCCACCAGCCAATCCGGCAAGACGCCGTGATACTCAACAAAGGCAAGGACAATCCCGCCGCCAAGGCGCTGGTTGATTACCTCAAAGGCGCAAAAGCCACGGCACTGATTCAGTCCTTCGGCTACCAGCGCTGA
- a CDS encoding XylR family transcriptional regulator produces the protein MKTVPPVHRIALLFNGSKIYDRGIISGIGNYLSSTRASWDLFLEEDFLCRLKGIERWQGDGIIADFDDPLIGEALAGINRPVVAVGGSYQDARAYPKGIPYVATDNDALMKMAYEHLIEAGLTRFACFSLPEAQANRWAQEREKAFRRLMQRDGLEVEIYRGMGTSAPLWDSAVEQQIAWLQSLPKPVGIIAVSDARARQLLQACLTAGIAVPEQVALIGIDNDPLTRSLTRVPLSSVIQGTETMGRTAAHLLHQMLHGMPSTGTQILIPPDAINVQTSSLHQPLGNPYVMQALLFIRQYACQGIKTAQVAGYVGISRSSLEAHFRKVRGCSVHDEILRFKLAAAATGLNHTGAAIADIARSCGFKSAQYLHTVFRREFGCTPREYQQGERPI, from the coding sequence ATGAAAACCGTCCCGCCCGTGCACCGCATCGCCCTGTTGTTCAACGGCAGCAAGATCTACGACCGGGGCATCATCAGCGGCATCGGCAACTACCTGAGCAGCACGCGCGCGTCCTGGGATCTGTTTCTCGAGGAGGATTTTCTTTGTCGCCTCAAAGGCATCGAGCGCTGGCAGGGCGACGGGATCATTGCCGACTTCGACGATCCGCTGATCGGCGAAGCACTGGCTGGTATCAACAGGCCGGTGGTCGCAGTGGGCGGCTCTTATCAGGATGCGCGGGCGTACCCCAAGGGCATTCCCTACGTTGCGACCGACAACGATGCCTTGATGAAAATGGCCTACGAGCATTTGATCGAGGCAGGGCTGACGCGATTTGCCTGCTTCAGCCTGCCCGAGGCGCAAGCCAACCGCTGGGCGCAGGAGCGCGAAAAAGCCTTTCGCCGCTTGATGCAGCGCGACGGCCTGGAGGTTGAGATCTATCGCGGCATGGGCACCAGCGCGCCGCTGTGGGACAGCGCCGTCGAACAACAGATCGCCTGGCTGCAAAGCCTGCCCAAGCCGGTGGGGATTATCGCCGTCAGTGACGCCCGGGCGCGGCAGTTGCTCCAGGCTTGCCTGACCGCCGGCATCGCAGTGCCCGAGCAAGTCGCGTTGATCGGCATCGATAACGATCCGCTGACCCGCAGTTTGACCCGGGTACCGTTGAGTTCAGTGATTCAGGGCACCGAGACCATGGGCCGCACCGCTGCGCATCTGCTCCATCAGATGCTGCACGGTATGCCGTCCACGGGGACACAGATCCTCATCCCGCCGGACGCGATCAATGTGCAGACGTCGAGCCTGCATCAGCCGTTGGGCAATCCGTATGTGATGCAAGCGCTGCTGTTCATTCGTCAGTACGCGTGTCAGGGCATCAAGACGGCGCAAGTGGCCGGGTATGTCGGCATTTCGCGCTCATCCCTGGAAGCGCATTTTCGCAAGGTCCGTGGTTGCAGCGTGCACGACGAGATCCTGCGCTTCAAACTGGCAGCCGCGGCCACTGGCCTGAACCATACCGGCGCGGCCATTGCCGACATCGCGCGCAGTTGCGGCTTCAAATCCGCGCAATACCTGCATACTGTGTTTCGCCGCGAATTTGGCTGCACGCCGCGTGAATACCAGCAGGGCGAGCGGCCTATCTGA
- a CDS encoding DNA topoisomerase IB: MSDTELTVALPADLHYVDDTQPGITRKKLRGKFCYFDPSGQRISDPEEIKRINALAVPPAYTDVWICADPCGHLQATGRDARGRKQYRYHPRWREVRDADKYSRLREFGMALPKLRKQLETLLAAPGFSRDKVMATVILLLDATLIRVGNTQYARDNRSYGLTTLRSRHVEVNGSAILFQFRGKSGIEHQITVKDRRLARVIKRCLEIPGQNLFQYLDENGERHTVTSSDVNAYLKTLTGADFTAKDYRTWAGSALALATLREIRHESDSEAKRHVVDMVKSVAKQLGNTPAVCRKCYIHPAVVEHFMRGALAELPRPRTRKGLREEEVALAMFLERMSEMAQAS, from the coding sequence ATGTCCGATACCGAGCTGACCGTTGCACTGCCAGCCGACCTGCATTACGTCGACGACACCCAGCCCGGCATCACGCGTAAGAAGCTGCGAGGCAAATTCTGTTATTTCGACCCGTCCGGTCAACGCATCAGCGATCCCGAGGAAATCAAACGCATCAACGCCCTCGCCGTGCCGCCGGCGTACACCGACGTGTGGATCTGCGCCGATCCGTGCGGGCATTTGCAAGCCACCGGCCGCGATGCCCGCGGGCGCAAACAGTACCGCTATCACCCGCGTTGGCGCGAAGTGCGCGATGCCGACAAATATTCGCGCCTGCGCGAGTTCGGCATGGCTTTGCCGAAACTGCGCAAACAGCTGGAAACCTTGCTCGCCGCGCCCGGTTTCAGCCGCGACAAAGTCATGGCCACGGTGATTCTGCTGCTCGATGCGACATTGATCCGCGTCGGCAACACGCAATACGCGCGCGACAACCGCTCCTACGGCCTGACCACCCTGCGCAGCCGCCACGTCGAGGTCAACGGCAGCGCGATCCTGTTCCAGTTTCGCGGCAAAAGCGGCATCGAACATCAGATCACCGTCAAGGACCGGCGCCTGGCGCGGGTGATCAAGCGGTGCCTTGAGATTCCAGGGCAGAACCTGTTTCAGTATCTGGATGAAAACGGCGAGCGCCACACCGTGACCTCGTCCGACGTCAACGCCTACCTGAAAACCCTCACCGGTGCCGATTTCACCGCCAAGGATTACCGCACCTGGGCAGGCAGTGCGTTGGCATTGGCGACATTGCGCGAGATCCGCCACGAATCGGACAGCGAAGCCAAGCGCCACGTGGTAGACATGGTGAAGAGTGTCGCCAAACAACTGGGAAACACGCCGGCGGTGTGCCGCAAATGCTACATCCATCCGGCCGTGGTCGAGCATTTCATGCGCGGCGCCCTCGCTGAACTGCCACGGCCACGTACGCGCAAAGGCCTGCGTGAAGAGGAAGTGGCGCTGGCGATGTTTCTGGAGCGAATGAGCGAGATGGCGCAAGCCTCCTGA